Below is a window of Candidozyma auris chromosome 3, complete sequence DNA.
ATTAGGTCATGCTTTAATCCTcgccaacaacttcaacttatcctttttcttttttttccgaCGAGCCTGTGTCGATCACTTGTCTAGACGGCAAATCCCACTCAATGCGCAAAAAGAAACTACAGCCACAGCCTGACACATTAGCGAAAACCAGGATTTCTCAGTTTTGCTTAGTCCAATACTAGTTCTGCTTAGTCCGATACTTCATAAGCGAACGTCGTAACTACTATTAGCGAAAGTATCAACCTCGGAACACCTGGTGCCGCGAAAAATGCCTCAATTAGGGAGAAAGACGCTTTGTCTATCATAAAGCCGTTGTGAATTTGCCTATGACCGGGATAATTTTCCTGCCAAATGCCGGAACCTCGTTGCGAAATTTGTAATCGAGCATGAATGCTCAGCAAACGTAGGCATGATAAGCTCATTTTCCATCGCGCCCTCGAATACTAATAAAGCACTAGTTTTCCGCCGTTCACTGATTTGGACAAAGTTTTCTTAATACCTTCCATAATGACTGTTTCTGTGCCTGAGGAATTCAAAGGTTTCGCTGTTAGCGGTAACGCTGAATGGAACAAACCCAAGTTGGTTTCGTACAAGcacaaggagatcaagccCACTGACGTTGTGCTCGAGAACATTTGCTGTGGTCTCTGTGGTACTGACATTCACGCTGCCCAGGAGAACTGGGGCAAGGTCAAGAGAAAAGACTTGGTCGTGGGCCACGAGATCATCGGTAAGGTGATTGCAGTGGGTGAGGATGTCAAGACTATCAAAGTGGGCCAGCGTGTGGGCATTGGTGCTGCCAGTAGCTCGTGCTGTGCTTGTACCCGTTGTGACAATGACAACGAACAATATTGTAAGAAAGGTGTGCCAACATACAACGGCGTTGACCATTTCTCTAACGGCTACGTCACTCAGGGGGGCTACTCTTCCCACTCCATCGCCAACGAAAAGTTTGTCTTCCCAATTCCTGACGCATTGGAGTCGGAGGACGCTGCTCCCTTGATGTGTGCCGGCTTGACAGTGTATTCTCCCTTGGTGAGAAACATCCGCCACCTCAAGAACCCTGTCGTTGCTATCGTTGGTATTGGTGGCTTGGGCCACTTGGCTCTTCAATTTGCTAAAGCTTTGGGCGCCGAAGTTTACGCTTTCTCGCGTGgctcttccaaaaagaaggaggctgcTTCCTTTGGTGCCGATGGTTTCGTTGCCACTGCTGAAGAGTCCGATTGGTCTGACAAGTACCACGACAAATTCgacttgattttgaacTGCGCTTCTCGCGTGGAGGGTTTTGTCTTGGACCAGTACTTGaacatcttgaaggtgGACGGCCGTTTCGTCTCAGTTGGGTTACCCCCAGTCAAGGATAAATTCGAGCTCTCTCCATTCACATTCCTTTCGAACGGAGGCTCGTTTGGGTCCTCTCTTTTAGGATCCAAGAGCGAGGCACTCGAGATGTTGAACTTAGCTGCAGAAAAGGGCATCAAGCCCATGATCGAGAAAATTCCAATCTCTGAGGAGGGCTGCAACGAGGCCTTGACCAGATGTGACTCGGGAGATGTGAGATACAGATTCGTGTTCACCGACTATGCCAAGGCTTTTGCATGAGTTAGAGGTTCCATGTTGAACAGGATAGATAGATTATATAGCAATGTGGATATGCCTACCTTCTTATAAGCCTAATGAGTATAACCACAATGGTAGCGCGGAATTGGCGTAATGCAGCGCCCCCGCAACCGCCGTCTTCCTCCGTATTTACCTATTGTAACCATGAGAGGTACTTCAATTGCAGTGTGAGGAAGTTGTCACCCTTTGGCATTTGGAAACTCTTATGGCATTAAGCCCTCTTCTATTCTGGATTTATGAAATCTCTACGACAGGCGAGATTGTCATATGAGTAGGCACTGATAGATTTCTAAATGAAGGCCAAAATGTATGTTCTGAGACTATATTAAAGCTCAGGATGGGCTAGTGATATCTCAGATTAACGAATTATGCAAATTTATAAAAAGCTGTCTGTTTGTCCATTGTAGTCTAGATGGATGATCTGGATGTAGTAACtggttgcgaaaaatgCACACTCTCATCGCCCGCGGTCTACACGCCTGAAGGTTCACACTGGCACTAAAGCATAAAGATCATCTGTAAGTGGAACGAGGATAAGTTAAAAACAACAACATTACTCTGTTACAGAGTTATGTCCAAGAAAAAAGTTGTGGAATCATGGTGTTGTTGTCCTCGTCCCAATTGTGCATGTGGTAAATCCACCTATCAACGCAGTCAACAAtacgaagaaaaagaatatTATCATATTGTATTTTCATTCATGGTATGATTAGGAGAATACACCGCTAGATAATACTTTTATTATTTCGTTTTATCCCCCCTTCACTGCCTCTCATCCTATGCTAGCATTATACCCATGCAGTCCTGAGAAGATTAAAAAATCAATCACTTGCCCTAGGCATCTTcagtggaaaaaaaagtatgcTTCGGTCATCCCTCGCAAATCGAGCTCTTGTGGCTCATAGCGTTGGTATCAGATCGCTCGCTTCCAACTCACGTACTCAGTTTCAGCAAGTTCCCCCACTTTCCAACCAGGAGCGTATTGAGTCACCTTCTAAGTTAGCCCAAGAATCACATTTGCCCAAAGTACTCCCAGAGATCAAGGGCAAAGTTCGTCAGCCTAAGCATAAGCAGCCTTTCTTGTCCGACAACAAGATCGAAAATGACCCTTCTTACAAAATGTCCAACTGGAAACAGAATATAGGCCAGTGGTTGGTGAAGACCTTCAATATAGACATGGACAGATCGAGAGCAGGTCCCGTGGCAGGGTCTTACTATTTTGGTGAGTGCAAGCGTCAGGGCATGTATTATCCTAATGAGCCCCTCTCCGACACCGCCAAATTCTTCTATGAGACTTTGGGTCTACCTAAAAGTTTCGCTCAGCATTTTCAGATTACTGCTTTGCATTACTGGATATTAGCCGTGAGAATGAGAGCCATGCCATTTAAGTATGGAAGAAACTACCAACAGAAACTTGTGGACAGAATCTTCAGAGATATGGAGCTCAGAATGGCCAACGAATTGAACATTGCATCCAACAAAATCATTGAGCGCTACTTGAAGGACTTTCACAAACAGTTGATTGGGCTCACAGTCTCTTACGATGAAGGTCTCATGACGGATGATATCACATTGGCAGCTGCTCTTTGGAGAAACGTATTCGCCGGCAACCCAGACGCAGACATGAGACACATTGAGGCACTTGTCGGATACGTGAGATCTCAGCTCTATGtgctcaacaaaatgaGCGATCGTGAATTTGGTTTTGGGAAATTTACATTCGTTCCTCCAGACCAGGTTGTAAAACCCTTGACAAAGCACCAGGAGGCTAAGTTAAGAGAGGCAGCCAAAGCTGAATTTGCTGACAAAACCCTCCCCTCTCAGAAGAGTGTTCTTTCCTTAGATGAGTAAACTTGTAAATATCAACTATAAATAGCGTGAGAGAGAACTATAATTTGTGTAAAGAGTCAGGGGTGGCTGAGCCCGTCCAGTCTTGTCCAAAAGAGCCCCTGATCATGACATTCATAACAGCGTAATCGTCGCCTTCGACGGCGTCTAGTTTATCCTTGTCCCCCAAAGTAATATCTTTATAGAAGTGAAACCCGAACTTGTTATAAATTGGAATATTGTCCGGAGAGGAACTTTCCAAGTATGCAATGTTGTTGGAGTTGGGGGTGTCGATGTAGTTTTTGAACATGTACTCGAAAATTGTTCTCACGTTACCTTTGCCTCTAGCACTAGCAACGGAGCCCAAATACACCAAAGTATAGACAcctttgttcttgaatctCTTATCCGTAGCCAAGATCTTAGCGCTGGTATCGTGCAAAAGAGGCAACATGCCCTCAAAGATCTTCTGCTGACCCTCAGGTCCTGCTTTTTCCCACAATTTGCCATAACCTGCCGCCATCAACGTGTGGAAGCTCTCTATACCATCGTCGATCGAGGAAGGGATAGACCAAATGGCTACCGTTTCAAAGTTCTCCTCCAGCTCTCCGATGCCAAGGCAGATGCCTTTAGCGATGTGCTGTCTAAGATAAGCCTCGTACAAGAGGATATCCAACTCATACTTCTGCCTAGGATCTTTGACGTGACATGTAAGGAGACGGGCCAATGAGTCCTTAGCAAACGATTCCTGGAGGGTCCTAGCAGCTTTAGGAACGTCCTCCAAGGTCAAATGTTTAACTCTGTCTAACTTGCTCATGGTGATGGATTTAAAATGACAAAACAAATTTGTACTGGTAACTGAGCCTTATCATAACCCAAAGCAAACTCTTAAATGGTCAGCTTTGTATCGGGTACAATTGGTGGGGCCCGCTCGGGCTTATATAGATATGGTCCGAGATGCCTCGCCAAAAACGGAAGGTGAATACGGCCACTGGCGCACCCCAGAGAAATGCCGCCAGCGCCAACGAGGTTTTGTCCAAGCGGTATCTCGCTACAGTCCTTAGCGGGACATTCGAAGGCACAAGCGACTTTTCACTGATTTAACGAGAAGAATAGACGATGTTTCGAAGGTTTTCACAATTGAACCATGCGAGGCTTGATTATATCAGAACACATTGATTACTGAAGAATTCCGCACCGATTTCCATTTGACTGGTAACCTAGATTTCGCCGCGCCTAAACGATTCTGAAAGTATTATGGCGGGcatttgtttctttgatgaaaagtGCAATTCTTTGAGGGCAGGGGGCAGGCTGAATACCACCATAGTAAAAGTAGTATACGAAACAGTTTTGAAAAACcataaaaaataaaaaaaaagaaaaagactTTCGTTTGTTTGAAATACTATAATAATCCTTAATGTTCATACCATTCATTGCCTCAGAACCACGGCGATTTGAGAAGCCTCAGGGTAACTATCGCGATTAAGCAGCCTAAGTAAAAGTTCACCATGGCAACAAAATTCAACCTATAAGCCAACAATAATATTTACAGAGAATTAAAGAAAGGCATGCTCTCGGCAAATTTCGAGCTTGTCATTTGATTAATTTGGTTTGCTCTTGCCTGTTCTATGTGAAGCCTGTAAGTTGATGCCACAGgctggctgcgaaaatgaCTCCTCCATCATTGCACTATATCACGCGGCTAGAATTCGTAAAGCGCACAGAGACTCCAGATAGTTTCACTTATGAGTTGCGTCGAAGAAATGTAAGATTTTAGTTTTGCTTGTTGACTGATCAGAAATCAATCAGGAAAAGAATGAGACCAATCCTCTGTTATAAGAGTTGTAAGGTGTGGGTACGCTGAAGACACTAATTCAAAACTATGGCGTGCTTGCAGCCCGTTAGATGCTAGCCGCGATGCATGGCACTTTACGAAAGACTATAATATTTAGCGAAGATGAAGACTATATAACCTATGCAGATTCCACAATATGGGCTGTAAGTTTTGATGCTTGAGTCTTTGAAGGTGCCTTTGAGCAGGTTGAAATGGGGCTTCATCCCTGTCAGAAGAGTGGTGGATGATGACGTTCCTGAAGATGTTGCGGCTTTAGAGCAAGAAAAGGTCGGTTTGCAGAAGGATAACTACGATGAGGTGGAGgtcgaagaagatcaagagtTGGAATATAGAGACGAGGCAAATCGACCTTGGTGGAAGTTTTTTGACGAGTACGAGTATAGGTTGAACAAGCCCACcagaaagaagcacaagTGGTATAAGTGGTTCGACGAGAATGATACCCCTGCTGAGAGGAAGCTAATGATCAAGATCGACATCTTGTTGACTTTATACTCCATGCTTGCGTACTGGATTAAGAACTTGGATCAGACTAATCTCAACAACGCCTACACCGCCGgtctcaaagaagacaTTGGCATGACGGGTAATGACTTAGTGAACACGCAAGTCTTGTTCACTATCGGGAATATTGTGTGGCAAATTCCGTTCATGTTTTGTTTGTACGCTGTGCCTTTAAACTACGTTTTGCCCGGACTAGAACTTTGCTGGGCAATTCTAACGGTTGCAACCTATAAGGTCCAAACGGTTAAACAGCTCAAGATACTTCGCTTCTTCATTGGCTCCCTCGAAGCACCAGGGTATCTCGCATTCCAATACCTCTTCGGAACTTTTATCTATCATCCTAGTATGCTTGCCAGAAGATCGATGGTATATTACTTTGGGCAGTTTGCTGGTGTGATGACATCAGGTTTGATTTCCGGAGCAGTGGTAGACAACTTCGAGGGTGTTCATGGTTTGGCTGCTTGGAGATGGATTTTTATTATTGATGGAATCGTCTCTATAATTGTTGCGATCCTAGGGTTCTATATGCTCCCAGGTACCCCCACAGACTGCTACTCCATTTGGTTGAGCGATGATGAGATTCGCATACTTCGCCGTCGTCTTCAGAAAAATCACACTGCTGGAAGACCAAAAGTGGATCTCGTGAAATCTTTCTTCGACTGGAAGGTCTGGAAGAGAATAATTTTCTCTTGGGAAATTTACGTCTTGACCATTTGGAATATGCTTTGTTggaacaacaacaactccTCTTCAGGATCATACATTTTGTGGCTCAAATCTCTTGGGAGGTTCACGCATGGTCAAGTTCAATTCAAGAGTGCCCTCACTCCCGGACTTGGTCTTGTTTGGCTATTCCTCGTAAACATGTATTCGGATCTATTTCAACTGAGATGGCTGGCAATAGTCCTTTCGCAAGTGTTCAACATTATTGGAAACGTTATACTAGCTGTCTGGAATGTTCCAGAAAATGCCAAATGGTTTGGCTTTTGTTTACAATACTTTGGATGGTCTATGGCTCCGGTTCTATATATGTGGATGAACGATATCTGTCGAAGGGATGCCCAAAGACGAGCTGTGACTTTGGTGTTTATGAATATGGTTGCGCAAGCCTCCACTGCGTGGATGGCAGTTATCGTCTGGAGAACTGTGGAGGCGCCACGGTTTCTTAAGGGTTACTCCTTCACAGCTGCTTGCGCATTCGGTTTGTGCGTCTGGACCTTTTTGGTGCTTCACCTTTACAACAAACAAGAGAAGGGCTTCGCACGTCAAAATGGAATCGTCCTATATAATTCTCAGACTGGTCCAGAGACCACCAGCGAGACGCCTGTCACCGAGACATTTTCAGAAGGTGAAAGTACTAAATCAATTACCAAACAGTGAGATCACAGCAGTGAAATGGCATAATAACCTACAAATTCTAGTCTTGTGCGTTTTCAGTATCATACCTTTATTAATAAAAATTATTATTTTCTacctctctttttctttttcggCTTTTTGGACTCACTCTGTGGAGCAGGGGATGGCTCCAATGCGCCTTGATGACCGCCAGCTTTCTTTCTGTCCTTCTTGGAAGGCTTATAGTAGGACCTTAGTTTCATGGGGAGCCATCTCTCCTTGTCTAAATCATTCTCGGGATCAAATTCTTCAGCTGGTTTTATACTTCTTGCGGTTGGCAATTTGGGTTTTCTGTTCTTTTTCGAGACCCTGTGGGTTGACTTCTTAGAAGTCTTGGTCTTTCTCGCTCTAACTTCATGCTTTGGAATTATGGCTTCAACGTTCAAGTCTAGGAGTTCCGATACATCAGTGTTGGAGGCTAATTCGGACTTTGGCCTGAGCTTGTCAGTGCGGCCCAGAAGGACACTGGAAATTACTGCGTCATCTGGTTTCACACTTGCGAGGAAGTCAAACACCTTAGATGCCAAATCTTGGCGACTGAcattgagaagcttgaaacCCACGGCCTTGAAAAAATCATACAAAATATCATTCTCTTTTAATTGACTTTTGTGAATGGATTCAAGTTTAGCAATCAACGAGTCGTAGAGAGCGCCCAACTTACCTGGCTTGCGAACTTCGTACAACAGAATGAGAATGCCAAAGACACCAGCATGAAGCGTTTGACTATTGGCGGAGGCAAGCTCCAACTCGACTATGCGTTCCAAAATCTCTAACGATTGATCGAAGTTCCCAAATTTTGAGTTAAGGTGAGCCAAAAGTAATGCACCTGCAACGACTGACTCCGTCACTGAGTTCTTTCCTAGTTCTTCAGTGACAAATCTGTTTAATTTTTTGCTAACTGATTTGTTTGTCTCCTCATTCGTGAATTCCTCAAAGGAGATATGCAACCTGACGAGAACATTGTAGGCCACGGGAGAAAAGTCACCCTCGAACTCATTACCAAAATCTTTCgcaaagcttttggaaatgtAGTGCGAAGACCTCGAGAGAGATTCGGTTTGGTAGGATAGTAATAGATGGTTTTTCAACATGACACGCCACTGAGAACGTGTCAACTTGAGTCTCAAATTATGCAAGAGATACTTGTAGTTAAGAGACCGCTGTGTCAAGTTGAGATTTTCGTTGGCAGGTAATGTGGAGTAGTAGTTGGTTTTTAGTACTGCCTTCACCAAAAGGTCAGAAACGGCAACGGCATCAAAGGAGTTTAGAAGCTCCAAtgcctcttcttccctcCCCGTTGTTTGGTATATGTATGCAATAGAAAGCTTGATAGGAGCAGCCTCCAAGACCAAATCTTCCTCTGGCCAGTCGTTATTCTGCTTGTTACAGAGGTCCAAGGCCTGCTCCAACAATTGCAAGCTCTCCACGATGTTGCCATTAGCCAATGCAATCAAGCCATCGTTGAACAAGTAATCGTAACTCTGCTTGGATGCTGGAATATTTGCCTGGGGCTTTACTGTGGTATTTTCATTGAGAGAAAGCTGGAAAATTATAGCTCTTTCATTACACGCCAAGTCCAACTCGCTATCGATTGTTTGAGCCGAGATCAATTCATGGTAAATTTTCAATGACTCGGCTACAGCACCCTTCTGGTACAAAGCCTGGGCCAAAACATGCTTGAGCGCTCTGGAAAGAGTGTCGTCGGCACCTCCCACGCTTGCAGTCTCATATACAGATTTCACATTATCCAAATCGCCCACTTTGTAGTAAACATAGGCAACTTCCAAAGGATACTGTTTTACAACCCCAGAGTTAGTCTTGTTAATCAAGTCGACCGCTTTATAGTATTTGTCCATCTTTATCAAGGCGACGATGCAATTTTTGAATGATAGTGGGTGGTTAAACTCCATGGCTTGAGACAAGTACTTGTAGGAGATTTCAAAGATTGCTTCATGGTCAGAAATATCTCTGGCAGAGGCCAcgttgaggttgttgaatGCCTCAAGCACTGACATGGTATTCTGTGGTGTTGAGAATTTCAGCGATTTTTCTGAGATTGAGGTTGACATTGTCCAACATAGTTTTTTCTATTTGGTCTCTGCAGGTCTTGACAGATGCCACCACCAGACTAGAGgtgaatgaaaaaaaaacagaTGAACATAACGAATTTATTATTTACTCTATAGGATTAAAAGCAATTTGCGCATGAGTGAAGTCCTCAAAGCAAAGTTGTCATGGGTatcatgaagaaggaagaaaagaagggaATATGAGGTAATGACAACACAACTAAATCGCAATACCTACGTTGCaatcttgaagttgttttTTGTCACCAAATGAGACTTGCCCTTGTTGAAGCCCACGGACATCAGTCGCTTCCTACGGGCCAACTCTCTCAGCTTGCGAATGAGTCTGCGCTCAATGTCGTCTTCATCAGAGCCAGCACAGTGcaagatctttttcaacaGGTTTCTTGGCGGTGTGATGTAGCTTGGCAATCTGTTGAATTTGTGCAAGGATTTTGACTCATTGTTGTAGGTCTTGGAGTGGTACAATTCGCTTAGACGAAGAGGACCTTTTCTGatggcaccagcagcagacACATAACCTGGGTACTCAGTTATATTCAAATTGCTCAAGGGCTTTCTGATTTCCTTGACATTTTGCCTGAGGGCCATTTTCTTGGGTTGCAACACATTCTCCTTATCGTCAGTGTTGTCATACACCTTGTTTACCGTGAGCGAGCGGTTCCTCGAGAGCTCCTCCGGCTTATCCTCATAGATGGTGAAACCCAACGATGAAGAGGTATTTGTCTTGTGAGCCAAGTCCACGCCAATCTTCGGCAACCTGACCAGCAGGGCCACAAAGGGGTTTGTCTTGATGCTAGGACTGTTGGAGCGGGACTTGTCTGGAGAAGGTGTTCTTGAATTGAGCACACTGTCCTTTCTAGGCGACAAGGGCATCCTTGGAGAAGACATGTTCAGAGCTGGACAATCTTTGAGGGCTATGGGGTTGGCTGCTATATATGTATGAAAATAGGGTGTGTCTAAGATCCGTGTCTCAGGGTGCCTAAACGCCTAAAAGCGTTTTCGCGCTCAGCCACGGTCACTGACGagaattcgcagccaaagacAGTAGAGCGTGCTACGGTTGCAACGTGAATTAATGgggaaaaataaaaaaataaaaaaaaaagtagtAAAACAAGCCATGCCTAGAGCAAACTCTATTTGAGAAATGATCATAATTATCGGACTAAGTTTTATTACGTACAATTAAAACTTGACTTTGTGTACTTGCGCATTAGGTAAAACTCGCTACTCTTTTGGCacaatttcgcagccgtgTTTCTACGCTTCGATAACCGTGAATACTAATCCTGAACTGCATGGTCACGAGCAGAGTCCCGAGAATCGTTCGTGTGTGGCATTTATTTCCATATCGTAACTGATTTTTAACCCTTGTGGAACTTGTTTGGCACAAATGGGAGTTTGGTGACTACACcgtctctcttcttcccaCGAATGTCAAGCTGCACAGTGGAACCGATCTTGACCGACTTGTCGAGGTAACTCTGGGCGACGTTTTGCCCCAAAGATGGCGAAAATGACCCGGAAGTGATGTAGCCGACTTCCTTGTCTTCATAGTAAATTTTGGCTCCCGATCTTGGCGCTGGTCCAGACGAGGTGATaccaattcttcttctggggaccaacttcttgtcattTAATTGCAGCAAAATCTTGCCGGCGCCATTGAATGTGGCAGTGGATGGTTCTCTCCTACTCTTGGGAATAACCCAGGCCAAGGAGGCTTCGACAGGAGTGATCTCTTCAGTCAATTCGTTGCCATAGAGACACATACCTGCCTCCAATCTTAATGAATCTCTGGCAGCCAAACCAATCGGGGCCACCAAGTCGGGGTTTTCGTCGATtaaagcttcaaaaaatgcTCGTGACTGAGCggcctccttctcgttCGTCACCTTGATGCACATTTCAAACCCATCTTCACCGGTGTAACCGGTTCTTGCAAGGTGGACACcgtcttcaacaaagctGCTCAAGCTGAGAATCCTGGAGTGACCGAAATAGAGATCATTCAAACTTTCTGATGTGTATTTCTGCAAAACCTCCTGGGCTTTAGGGCCCTGGATCGCCAACAAGGTGCCTTCAAAAGTGTAGTGGTCAATGCTGGAGAAATTCTTAGCTTCagccttgatgaactcgaGGTCCTTGTCTCTGCATCCAGCATTGGTCACCACGTAGAACTTTTCGTCATTGTGTTTTGTAATTATTGTATCGTCGACAATGCCTCCGTTCTCGTTGAGCAACACTGATAATGTGGACGTGAAGGGCTGGAGAGCACTAGTGTCAGTTGGCGTtatcttctccaaaagagcAGCAGCCTCCGGACCCTCAAAGTGGTGTTGCAACATGTGGCTGACATCAAATAAACCGACTTTTGAGCGAACCCACTTGTGGGAATCGATGTGGGATTGGGCCTTGTACTGAATTGGCATTTCGAAGCCAGCGTAAGGAACAAACTTGGCACCGTACTTGACGTGGGACTCGTAGAGGGGCGTTCTACGGAGTGCCGTTGAGTAAAACCGACGGAACATTCTGAATTGGTTTGTTTGTTGGTGAATTGTGTTTGTCTGGTGCTTATCGGCTGGTTTATATGGCCGTGGGTTTGACTCGGCTTCTTGACTCTGTTGCGCACACAGTCCGCCCCACAAACCCTGTTATCGACTTCTCCAGCACACAAAGGCTGCTCCTGCGACTACCGCATATACCGAGAGCGCACAGGCCGAGTGGCCCAAATAGGTCATAAGGGCGCCATGGGCGTCGCAACGACGAGATTGGACAAGGATGgtgacgatgatgaagatg
It encodes the following:
- a CDS encoding NADP-dependent alcohol dehydrogenase, with the protein product MTVSVPEEFKGFAVSGNAEWNKPKLVSYKHKEIKPTDVVLENICCGLCGTDIHAAQENWGKVKRKDLVVGHEIIGKVIAVGEDVKTIKVGQRVGIGAASSSCCACTRCDNDNEQYCKKGVPTYNGVDHFSNGYVTQGGYSSHSIANEKFVFPIPDALESEDAAPLMCAGLTVYSPLVRNIRHLKNPVVAIVGIGGLGHLALQFAKALGAEVYAFSRGSSKKKEAASFGADGFVATAEESDWSDKYHDKFDLILNCASRVEGFVLDQYLNILKVDGRFVSVGLPPVKDKFELSPFTFLSNGGSFGSSLLGSKSEALEMLNLAAEKGIKPMIEKIPISEEGCNEALTRCDSGDVRYRFVFTDYAKAFA
- a CDS encoding signal recognition particle subunit SRP72, encoding MSVLEAFNNLNVASARDISDHEAIFEISYKYLSQAMEFNHPLSFKNCIVALIKMDKYYKAVDLINKTNSGVVKQYPLEVAYVYYKVGDLDNVKSVYETASVGGADDTLSRALKHVLAQALYQKGAVAESLKIYHELISAQTIDSELDLACNERAIIFQLSLNENTTVKPQANIPASKQSYDYLFNDGLIALANGNIVESLQLLEQALDLCNKQNNDWPEEDLVLEAAPIKLSIAYIYQTTGREEEALELLNSFDAVAVSDLLVKAVLKTNYYSTLPANENLNLTQRSLNYKYLLHNLRLKLTRSQWRVMLKNHLLLSYQTESLSRSSHYISKSFAKDFGNEFEGDFSPVAYNVLVRLHISFEEFTNEETNKSVSKKLNRFVTEELGKNSVTESVVAGALLLAHLNSKFGNFDQSLEILERIVELELASANSQTLHAGVFGILISLYEVRKPGKLGALYDSLIAKLESIHKSQLKENDILYDFFKAVGFKLLNVSRQDLASKVFDFLASVKPDDAVISSVLSGRTDKLRPKSELASNTDVSELLDLNVEAIIPKHEVRARKTKTSKKSTHRVSKKNRKPKLPTARSIKPAEEFDPENDLDKERWLPMKLRSYYKPSKKDRKKAGGHQGALEPSPAPQSESKKPKKKKRGRK
- the GCV1 gene encoding glycine decarboxylase subunit T codes for the protein MFRRFYSTALRRTPLYESHVKYGAKFVPYAGFEMPIQYKAQSHIDSHKWVRSKVGLFDVSHMLQHHFEGPEAAALLEKITPTDTSALQPFTSTLSVLLNENGGIVDDTIITKHNDEKFYVVTNAGCRDKDLEFIKAEAKNFSSIDHYTFEGTLLAIQGPKAQEVLQKYTSESLNDLYFGHSRILSLSSFVEDGVHLARTGYTGEDGFEMCIKVTNEKEAAQSRAFFEALIDENPDLVAPIGLAARDSLRLEAGMCLYGNELTEEITPVEASLAWVIPKSRREPSTATFNGAGKILSQLNDKKLVPRRRIGITSSGPAPRSGAKIYYEDKEVGYITSGSFSPSLGQNVAQSYLDKSVKIGSTVQLDIRGKKRDGVVTKLPFVPNKFHKG